In Phragmites australis chromosome 16, lpPhrAust1.1, whole genome shotgun sequence, one DNA window encodes the following:
- the LOC133895258 gene encoding uncharacterized protein LOC133895258: protein MAENDTIQLHRAIFAQYIVMKKLFMELEEEREASATAASAAMSMIQKLQKEKDAERMEAWQYKRIAEEKMNHTDRALEIIKEVMERKELEISYLRNQLQVYKHKLLDVGINVCDIADETIASNIPLSENKTVENLSHNIKRNFSLPTLQLNKLFADMDINKTDGVVQSARSRLDGHIYNLSDNVWEQVSRDSKALEPKKSLSTDMNSTEKRGEELNSPSSGTLHHSHPLDESSCCSSFSMVSHQTDIGSERVVQVRKDVEDTLHHDELKDFCLGTKMDEITVHPTSDVDTLQIPERSKTETGSLCTENDMMTEESELSPTMVPKERGSHTLSRFSATRKVGSMNNVDRHARLSTGNYTPRAGVERTRSKLKRVQSEKMVELIDPRTSKEQIIMLKEVYEQLSMVESHMRPSDSQESPRNDASLDSVMEAALSFSI from the exons ATGGCAGAAAATGACACTATTCAGTTGCATAGAGCAATATTTGCCCAGTATATTGTGATGAAGAAGTTATTCATGGAGCTAGAAGAGGAAAGAGAAGCTTCAGCAACCGCTGCAAGCGCGGCCATGTCAATGATTCAGAAGCTTCAGAAAGAGAAGGATGCAGAGAGGATGGAAGCATGGCAGTACAAGAGAATAGCTGAGGAAAAGATGAACCACACTGACAGAGCTCTGGAGATTATAAAGGAGGTGATGGAGCGGAAGGAATTGGAGATATCTTATCTGAGGAACCAGTTGCAGGTGTATAAACACAAGCTATTGGATGTTGGTATTAATGTTTGTGATATTGCAGATGAGACAATAGCTAGTAATATACCTTTGTCTGAAAACAAGACCGTGGAGAATCTGTCTCATAACATCAAAAGGAATTTCTCTTTGCCAACTTTACAGTTAAATAAACTATTTGCTGATATGGACATCAACAAAACAGACGGAGTGGTACAATCAGCAAGGAGCAGGCTAGATGGTCACATATACAATCTGAGTGATAATGTGTGGGAACAAGTTTCAAGAGACAGTAAGGCTTTAGAGCCCAAGAAAAGCTTGTCAACAGATATGAACAGTACAGAAAAGCGTGGAGAAGAACTGAATTCTCCAAGCAGTGGCACTTTACATCACTCACACCCATTGGATGAGTCCTCGTGCTGTTCCTCGTTCTCTATGGTGAGTCATCAGACAGATATAGGCAGTGAAAGAGTAGTACAGGTCCGGAAAGACGTGGAAGATACACTACATCATGATGAACTCAAGGATTTTTGTTTGGGTACTAAAATGGATGAAATAACAGTTCATCCTACAAGTGATGTTGACACACTCCAAATTCCAGAAAGAAGCAAGACGGAAACAGGTTCCTTATGCACTGAAAATGACATGATGACAGAGGAATCGGAATTGTCTCCCACAATGGTTCCTAAAGAGCGAGGGTCACATACTCTATCCAGGTTTTCTGCAACAAGAAAAGTTGGATCCATGAATAATGTTGACAGACATGCTCGTCTAAGCACTGGGAATTATACACCACGAGCTGGTGTTGAGAGAACTAGATCAAAGCTGAAGCGGGTGCAAAGCGAAAAAATGGTTGAGTTAATTGACCCTAGGACAAGCAAGGAACAGATCATAATGCTGAAGGAGGTATACGAGCAGCTCAGCATGGTAGAATCACATATGAGACCTTCTGATTCTCAGGAGAGCCCTCGAAATGACGCGTCGCTAGATTCTGTTATGGAG GCGGCTCTGTCCTTCTCCATTTAG